Proteins encoded within one genomic window of Cellulomonas flavigena DSM 20109:
- the pheS gene encoding phenylalanine--tRNA ligase subunit alpha, whose amino-acid sequence MTSDTPLSPLDADGVAAAVDAAIAAIAGASDLDGLKAARLAHTGDASPLALANRAIGGLPGPDKAAAGRLLGQARGRVNAAIADRQVELEAERDARVLVEESLDVTLPADRHRLGARHPLSTLSERIADVFVAMGWEIAEGPELETEWFNFDALNFGVDHPARQMQDTFFVAPTDPDVPADGSGLVLRTHTSPVQARTLLERGVPVYIACPGKVFRTDALDATHTPVFHQVEGLAVDEGLTMAHLKGTLDHFARAMFGPEARTRLRPSFFPFTEPSAEMDLWFPQKKGGPGWIEWGGCGMVNPHVLRACGIDPDVYSGYAFGMGIERTLMLRHGIADMRDMVEGDVRFSEQFRTVI is encoded by the coding sequence ATGACCAGCGACACACCGCTGTCCCCGCTCGACGCCGACGGCGTCGCCGCGGCCGTCGACGCCGCGATCGCGGCGATCGCGGGCGCGAGCGACCTCGACGGCCTGAAGGCCGCGCGCCTCGCGCACACCGGCGACGCCAGCCCGCTGGCGCTGGCGAACCGCGCGATCGGCGGCCTGCCGGGCCCCGACAAGGCCGCTGCCGGGCGCCTCCTCGGCCAGGCGCGTGGCCGCGTGAACGCCGCGATCGCCGACCGGCAGGTCGAGCTCGAGGCGGAGCGTGACGCGCGCGTCCTCGTCGAGGAGTCCCTCGACGTGACGCTGCCCGCCGACCGCCACCGCCTCGGCGCCCGCCATCCGCTGTCGACCCTCTCGGAGCGCATCGCGGACGTGTTCGTCGCGATGGGCTGGGAGATCGCCGAGGGGCCGGAGCTCGAGACGGAGTGGTTCAACTTCGACGCGCTGAACTTCGGCGTCGACCACCCGGCGCGGCAGATGCAGGACACCTTCTTCGTCGCGCCGACCGACCCCGACGTGCCGGCCGACGGGTCCGGCCTCGTGCTGCGCACCCACACCTCACCCGTGCAGGCGCGCACGCTGCTGGAGCGCGGCGTGCCGGTGTACATCGCGTGTCCCGGCAAGGTGTTCCGCACCGATGCGCTCGACGCGACGCACACGCCCGTGTTCCACCAGGTCGAGGGCCTCGCGGTCGACGAGGGCCTGACGATGGCGCACCTCAAGGGGACGCTCGACCACTTCGCACGGGCGATGTTCGGCCCCGAGGCCCGCACGCGCCTGCGCCCGTCGTTCTTCCCCTTCACCGAACCGTCGGCCGAGATGGACCTGTGGTTCCCGCAGAAGAAGGGCGGACCCGGGTGGATCGAGTGGGGTGGCTGCGGCATGGTCAACCCGCACGTGCTGCGCGCCTGCGGCATCGACCCCGACGTGTACTCCGGGTACGCGTTCGGCATGGGCATCGAGCGCACGCTCATGCTCCGGCACGGCATCGCCGACATGCGCGACATGGTCGAGGGCGACGTGCGCTTCTCCGAGCAGTTCCGGACGGTGATCTGA
- the pheT gene encoding phenylalanine--tRNA ligase subunit beta — protein sequence MPRIPLTWLGEHVELPAGLTAEQLAADLVRVGLEEEAIHSSGVSGPLVVGQVLELMPEPQKNGKTINWCQVDVGAHNALDEAGNPTVPRGIVCGAHNFGVGDRVVVALPGAVLPGPFAISARRTYGHVSDGMICSQRELGLGDDHAGIIVLSRLGHGEDATAPGTDALALLGLGDEVLEINVTPDRGYCFSMRGVAREYAHSTGAAFTDPGVETPETLRERPAGFAVEIEEDAGIHGVPGCDRFVAQVVRGVRASGPSPAWMQRRLTQAGMRPISLAVDVTNYVMLDLGQPMHAYDLGTVTAPVVVRRARPGEKATTLDDVERALDPQDLLITDSTGGRAARVLGIAGVMGGADSEVSDATTDLLLEAAHFDPVSIARSSRRHRLTSEASKRFERGVDPRLARVAVARAAALLVEHGGGTADDALTDVDRTRPAPVVALDPSQAARLVGVPYTDDEVRTTLTDIGCEVDCATTPWQVRVPSWRPDLVVGVDLVEEVARLRGYDAIPSLVPPAPSGTGLTRGQRLRRAVADTLAAGGLVEVLSYPFVGADQLEVLGLPAGDERRRAVRLVNPLADGQPLMRTDLLVTLLDTARRNVARGNVDLGLYELGLVTLPDVGAPPAPRLPGGVRPSDGQLAALEKAVPAQPLHVAGVLAGLAEPARRGSVGRRADLEDVLAHVQRVAQVVGVELSATADRERAPFHPGRCARLTVPSGAVVGHAGELHPKVVAALDLPARAVAFELDLTALLAATPSEPVPATPVSTFPVAKEDVALVVADDVPVADVLAAVRAGAAGSAAGDVLEDLHVFDVYAGDQVGPGRKSVAFALRLRAQDRTLTAAETAAVRDAVVAEAHARVGATLRA from the coding sequence ATGCCCCGTATCCCGCTGACCTGGCTCGGCGAGCACGTCGAGCTGCCCGCCGGCCTCACGGCCGAGCAGCTCGCCGCCGACCTCGTGCGCGTCGGCCTGGAGGAAGAGGCGATCCACTCCTCGGGCGTGAGCGGCCCGCTCGTCGTCGGCCAGGTGCTCGAGCTGATGCCCGAGCCGCAGAAGAACGGCAAGACGATCAACTGGTGCCAGGTCGACGTGGGCGCGCACAACGCGCTCGACGAGGCCGGGAACCCGACCGTGCCGCGCGGCATCGTGTGCGGCGCGCACAACTTCGGTGTGGGCGACCGCGTCGTCGTCGCGCTCCCCGGTGCCGTGCTGCCGGGGCCGTTCGCGATCTCGGCGCGCCGGACGTACGGGCACGTGTCCGACGGCATGATCTGCTCGCAGCGCGAGCTGGGCCTCGGGGACGACCACGCCGGCATCATCGTGCTGTCGCGCCTCGGCCACGGGGAGGACGCGACGGCACCCGGCACGGACGCCCTCGCGCTGCTCGGCCTCGGCGACGAGGTCCTCGAGATCAACGTGACGCCCGACCGCGGGTACTGCTTCTCGATGCGCGGCGTCGCTCGCGAGTACGCGCACTCCACGGGAGCCGCGTTCACCGACCCGGGCGTCGAGACGCCCGAGACCCTGCGCGAGCGCCCCGCGGGCTTCGCGGTCGAGATCGAGGAGGACGCCGGCATCCACGGCGTGCCGGGCTGCGACCGCTTCGTCGCGCAGGTCGTCCGCGGCGTGCGGGCCTCGGGCCCGTCGCCGGCGTGGATGCAGCGCCGCCTGACGCAGGCCGGCATGCGGCCCATCAGCCTCGCGGTCGACGTGACGAACTACGTCATGCTCGACCTCGGCCAGCCGATGCACGCCTACGACCTGGGCACCGTGACGGCGCCCGTCGTCGTGCGGCGCGCGCGTCCCGGCGAGAAGGCCACGACGCTGGACGACGTCGAGCGGGCGCTCGACCCGCAGGACCTGCTCATCACCGACTCCACCGGCGGGCGCGCGGCACGCGTGCTGGGCATCGCGGGCGTCATGGGCGGCGCGGACTCCGAGGTGTCCGACGCGACGACCGACCTGCTGCTGGAGGCCGCGCACTTCGACCCCGTGAGCATCGCGCGGTCGTCGCGGCGTCACCGGCTGACGTCGGAGGCGTCCAAGCGGTTCGAGCGCGGGGTCGACCCCCGGCTCGCCCGGGTGGCCGTCGCGCGTGCCGCGGCGCTGCTCGTCGAGCACGGCGGCGGCACCGCCGACGACGCGCTGACGGACGTCGACCGTACGCGGCCGGCGCCGGTCGTCGCGTTGGACCCGTCGCAGGCCGCGCGCCTGGTCGGGGTGCCGTACACGGACGACGAGGTGCGCACGACGCTGACGGACATCGGCTGCGAGGTCGACTGCGCCACGACGCCGTGGCAGGTGCGCGTGCCGTCGTGGCGTCCGGACCTCGTCGTCGGGGTCGACCTGGTCGAGGAGGTCGCGCGGCTGCGCGGCTACGACGCGATCCCGTCGCTCGTGCCGCCCGCGCCCTCGGGGACGGGGCTGACGCGCGGGCAGCGGCTGCGCCGCGCGGTCGCGGACACGCTCGCCGCCGGGGGGCTCGTCGAGGTGCTGAGCTACCCGTTCGTCGGCGCCGACCAGCTCGAGGTGCTCGGGTTGCCGGCCGGGGACGAGCGGCGCCGGGCCGTCCGGCTGGTCAACCCGCTGGCTGACGGCCAACCGCTCATGCGGACCGACCTGCTCGTCACCCTGCTGGACACGGCGCGCCGGAACGTCGCGCGCGGCAACGTCGACCTCGGTCTGTACGAGCTGGGGCTCGTCACGCTGCCCGACGTCGGTGCGCCGCCCGCACCCCGCCTGCCCGGGGGGGTGCGCCCGAGCGACGGGCAGCTCGCGGCGCTGGAGAAGGCCGTGCCCGCGCAGCCCCTGCACGTCGCGGGCGTCCTGGCAGGTCTCGCCGAGCCGGCGCGCCGCGGGAGCGTGGGTCGCCGGGCTGACCTCGAGGACGTGCTGGCGCACGTGCAGCGCGTCGCGCAGGTCGTCGGCGTGGAGCTCTCCGCCACGGCGGACCGCGAGCGGGCGCCGTTCCACCCGGGCCGGTGCGCGCGGCTGACGGTCCCGTCGGGCGCCGTCGTCGGCCACGCCGGCGAGCTGCACCCGAAGGTCGTCGCGGCGCTGGACCTGCCGGCCCGCGCGGTCGCGTTCGAGCTGGACCTGACGGCGCTGCTCGCCGCGACGCCGTCCGAGCCGGTGCCGGCCACCCCGGTGTCGACGTTCCCCGTCGCCAAGGAGGACGTCGCTCTCGTGGTGGCCGACGACGTGCCGGTCGCGGACGTCCTCGCGGCCGTCCGCGCGGGTGCGGCGGGCAGCGCGGCGGGTGACGTCCTGGAGGACCTGCACGTGTTCGACGTGTACGCGGGCGACCAGGTCGGTCCCGGGCGCAAGTCCGTCGCGTTCGCGTTGCGGCTGCGCGCGCAGGACCGCACGCTGACGGCCGCCGAGACCGCGGCCGTGCGGGATGCGGTCGTGGCCGAGGCGCACGCACGGGTCGGGGCCACGCTGCGCGCGTGA
- a CDS encoding ExeM/NucH family extracellular endonuclease, with protein sequence MHARPRPAIGALAALALVLTGGVATAGAAHAAPATTAPLVINEVYGGGGNSGATYDRDFVELYNPTAEPVDTAGWSVQYASAAGAVYQVTPLTGVVPAGGQLLVAQAAGSGGTVTVEGDVVGTIPMSSTSGKVALVAATGALTCAGTCSAAPEVVDLVGYGAANDYAGTGPAPGLTNATSASRDAAHTHTADNAADFTAGTPTPQGLGGGSAPDDGTYTVAEIQGTGTASPLVGATVTTSGVVTAAYPTGGFQGYVIQTPGTGGALDPARNASDAVFVYSSATVGSVTVGDHVEVTGVVSEFNGLTEITVAAGGLRALPDAADVAPLTGSWPATAEGREAIESMLLAPEGHFTVTNTYSTNQYGEVGLAAGTTPLLQPTEVGRPGSPEAAGAVADNAARGVVLDDGATTNFLSSANQSLTPPYLSLENPVRVGAAATFTEPVVVDYRNNSWKLNPTRPYVAGGPAPVTFENDRTPTPAAVGGDVTVASFNVLNYFTTLGADTAACEAYRDRAGDPVTVSTGCAQRGAWDPDDLQRQQDKIVAAIDALDADVVGLLEIENSAVVDGVADEALGTLVDALNAAAGAGTWAFVPSSDELPDVALQDTITNALIYRTASVERTGESRALGTASASGQAFANAREPIAQAFTPVGGGEPVLVVVNHLKSKGSAGPWTGDADTGDGQGASNESRVRQATALRDWVPTVQGDVEAVALVGDFNAYTREDPLQVLYDAGYVDAVETLAPGQWSYSFSGLSGSLDHVLLNEAARARATGADVWEINAEESVALEYSRYNYHGSLFHADDPYRSSDHDPVLVGLSAGESDDGPVDLTFLNINDFHGRIDGNTVKFAGTVEEQRAAAEGPVAFLSAGDNIGASLFASSVQQDQPTIDVLDALDLAASAVGNHEFDAGYQDLVDRVIADGANARFPYLGANVYLEGTATSALDEYALLDMDGVTVGVIGAVTQETPTLVRPDGIAGLEFGDPVEAVNRVAAQLTDGDASNGEADVLVAQYHEGAGAGTPDGATLEEEVAAGGAFADIVTGTDPAVDAIFTGHTHKQYAWFGPAADDATRPVVQTGSYGELLGKVVLTYDPATDEVTAATAENVARTTTPDADLVAAYPRVAAVADVVAQALAYATEVGSQPVGSVTADVTTAFGGGSFVDGVYVGSAPGTTTGRDDRSRESTLGSLVADALLETLAAPERGGAQIGVVNPGGMRAELLYAPDGTITYAEANAVLPFVNNLWTTTLTGAQVVTMLEQQWQTNADGTIPSRPYLQLGLSDNVSYTYDATRELGDRVTSVTVDGAPIDPDAEYRIGTFSFLAQGGDNFRVLAEGARTADSGLIDRDAWVAYLQAHPGVAPDFGERAVAVPELEPVIPGGELSFEVGGLNLTSLGAPQNTEVEVRLGDDVLGTFPLTQGASGPEASGRVTVAVPDGLEAGRHLLTVVASPSGTTTTVPFTVDERTASSTTTLTASPSSQVSGTRGTRVRLTALVEAPVDATGPVQFLVAEDVLGTASLRDGRAVLTLPADTPAGTYEVVARWAGDDAVAGSQSAPVTVTVERATSSTSLTVLQSPLPRLVPSVWVATVGLDTARLPQGHVELREGDRVLARADVVLGLAAGTVPRGIGSGTHRLTAVFVPDAPQDVAGSTSSVVTVRG encoded by the coding sequence TTGCACGCTCGACCACGCCCTGCCATCGGAGCGCTCGCGGCGCTCGCACTCGTGCTCACCGGTGGCGTCGCCACCGCCGGCGCGGCGCACGCGGCGCCGGCCACCACTGCGCCGCTCGTGATCAACGAGGTGTACGGAGGCGGGGGCAACTCCGGCGCGACGTACGACCGTGACTTCGTCGAGCTGTACAACCCGACGGCCGAGCCCGTGGACACGGCCGGCTGGTCGGTCCAGTACGCGTCGGCAGCCGGTGCCGTCTACCAGGTGACGCCGCTGACGGGTGTGGTCCCCGCGGGCGGCCAGCTGCTCGTCGCCCAGGCGGCGGGTTCCGGCGGGACCGTCACCGTCGAGGGCGACGTGGTCGGCACGATCCCCATGAGCTCGACGTCCGGCAAGGTCGCGCTGGTCGCGGCGACCGGTGCCCTGACGTGCGCCGGCACGTGCTCTGCGGCACCCGAGGTCGTCGACCTCGTCGGGTACGGGGCCGCGAACGACTACGCTGGCACCGGTCCCGCTCCTGGTCTGACGAACGCCACGTCGGCGTCGCGCGACGCCGCCCACACCCACACCGCAGACAACGCGGCCGACTTCACGGCGGGCACGCCGACGCCCCAGGGCCTGGGGGGAGGTTCCGCCCCGGACGACGGGACGTACACCGTCGCGGAGATCCAGGGCACGGGCACGGCGTCGCCCCTGGTGGGCGCGACCGTCACGACGTCGGGTGTCGTCACGGCGGCGTACCCGACCGGTGGCTTCCAGGGGTACGTCATCCAGACGCCGGGCACGGGAGGGGCGCTCGACCCGGCGCGGAACGCGTCCGACGCGGTCTTCGTGTACTCGTCCGCCACCGTCGGGTCCGTCACGGTCGGCGACCACGTCGAGGTCACGGGCGTGGTGAGCGAGTTCAACGGCCTCACGGAGATCACGGTCGCTGCGGGCGGCCTGCGTGCGCTGCCCGACGCGGCCGACGTCGCGCCGCTGACCGGGTCGTGGCCCGCCACGGCGGAGGGGCGCGAGGCGATCGAGTCGATGCTGCTCGCGCCGGAGGGGCACTTCACGGTCACGAACACCTACTCGACCAACCAGTACGGCGAGGTCGGCCTCGCGGCCGGCACGACTCCGCTGCTGCAGCCCACCGAGGTCGGGCGACCCGGCTCGCCGGAAGCCGCGGGGGCCGTCGCCGACAACGCGGCCCGCGGGGTGGTCCTCGACGACGGCGCCACGACCAACTTCCTGTCGTCGGCCAACCAGTCGCTGACGCCGCCGTACCTCTCGCTCGAGAACCCGGTGCGCGTCGGCGCGGCCGCGACGTTCACCGAGCCGGTCGTCGTCGACTACCGGAACAACTCGTGGAAGCTCAACCCGACCCGCCCGTACGTGGCCGGCGGACCCGCACCCGTGACGTTCGAGAACGACCGCACGCCGACGCCGGCCGCGGTCGGCGGCGACGTGACCGTCGCGTCGTTCAACGTGCTCAACTACTTCACGACGCTCGGCGCGGACACCGCTGCGTGCGAGGCCTACCGCGACCGCGCCGGTGACCCGGTGACGGTCAGCACGGGCTGCGCGCAGCGCGGTGCGTGGGACCCGGACGACCTGCAGCGCCAGCAGGACAAGATCGTCGCCGCGATCGACGCACTGGACGCGGACGTCGTCGGGCTGCTGGAGATCGAGAACTCCGCGGTCGTCGACGGTGTCGCCGACGAGGCCCTCGGAACCCTCGTCGACGCGTTGAACGCGGCCGCCGGGGCCGGCACGTGGGCGTTCGTCCCGTCGTCGGACGAGCTGCCGGACGTGGCCCTGCAGGACACCATCACGAACGCGCTGATCTACCGCACGGCGTCGGTCGAGCGCACGGGGGAGTCGCGGGCCCTCGGGACCGCCAGCGCGTCCGGGCAGGCGTTCGCGAACGCCCGGGAGCCGATCGCCCAGGCCTTCACGCCCGTGGGTGGCGGTGAGCCCGTGCTCGTCGTCGTCAACCACCTCAAGTCCAAGGGCTCGGCGGGCCCGTGGACCGGCGACGCCGACACGGGCGACGGGCAGGGCGCGTCGAACGAGTCCCGGGTGCGTCAGGCGACCGCGCTGCGGGACTGGGTGCCGACCGTCCAGGGCGACGTCGAGGCCGTGGCGCTGGTGGGCGACTTCAACGCCTACACGCGCGAGGACCCGCTGCAGGTGCTGTACGACGCGGGCTACGTCGACGCGGTCGAGACGCTGGCGCCCGGGCAGTGGTCGTACTCGTTCTCTGGCCTGTCGGGCTCGCTCGACCACGTGCTGCTCAACGAGGCCGCGCGTGCGCGAGCGACCGGCGCCGACGTGTGGGAGATCAACGCCGAGGAGTCCGTCGCCCTCGAGTACAGCAGGTACAACTACCACGGCAGCCTGTTCCACGCCGACGACCCGTACCGCTCGTCCGACCACGACCCGGTGCTCGTCGGGCTGTCCGCCGGCGAGTCGGACGACGGACCCGTCGACCTGACGTTCCTCAACATCAACGACTTCCACGGTCGCATCGACGGCAACACCGTGAAGTTCGCCGGGACCGTCGAGGAGCAGCGCGCGGCGGCCGAGGGCCCGGTCGCGTTCCTCTCCGCCGGGGACAACATCGGCGCGTCGCTGTTCGCGTCGTCGGTGCAGCAGGACCAGCCGACGATCGACGTGCTCGACGCTCTCGACCTGGCGGCCTCCGCTGTCGGGAACCACGAGTTCGACGCGGGCTACCAGGACCTCGTGGACCGCGTGATCGCGGACGGCGCCAACGCCCGGTTCCCGTACCTGGGCGCCAACGTGTACCTCGAGGGCACGGCGACGTCCGCGCTCGACGAGTACGCGCTGCTCGACATGGACGGCGTGACCGTCGGCGTCATCGGCGCGGTCACGCAGGAGACGCCGACGCTCGTGCGGCCGGACGGGATCGCCGGGCTGGAGTTCGGCGACCCCGTCGAGGCGGTCAACCGCGTCGCGGCGCAGCTGACGGACGGGGACGCGTCCAACGGCGAGGCCGACGTGCTCGTCGCCCAGTACCACGAGGGCGCCGGTGCGGGAACGCCGGACGGTGCGACGCTCGAGGAGGAGGTCGCCGCGGGCGGCGCGTTCGCCGACATCGTCACGGGCACCGACCCGGCGGTGGACGCGATCTTCACGGGCCACACGCACAAGCAGTACGCGTGGTTCGGGCCGGCAGCCGACGACGCGACGCGGCCGGTCGTGCAGACCGGCTCCTACGGCGAGCTCCTCGGCAAGGTCGTGCTGACCTACGACCCGGCGACCGACGAGGTCACGGCGGCCACCGCGGAGAACGTCGCGCGGACGACCACCCCCGACGCCGACCTCGTCGCGGCGTACCCGCGCGTCGCGGCGGTCGCCGACGTGGTGGCGCAGGCGCTCGCGTACGCCACCGAGGTCGGGTCGCAGCCCGTCGGCTCGGTCACGGCGGACGTGACGACGGCGTTCGGCGGCGGCTCGTTCGTCGACGGCGTCTACGTCGGGTCCGCGCCGGGTACGACGACCGGCCGGGACGACCGCAGCCGGGAGTCCACGCTCGGCTCGCTCGTGGCCGACGCGCTGCTCGAGACCCTCGCGGCGCCCGAGCGCGGCGGCGCGCAGATCGGCGTCGTCAACCCCGGCGGGATGCGCGCGGAGCTGCTGTACGCGCCCGACGGCACGATCACGTACGCCGAGGCCAACGCGGTGCTGCCGTTCGTCAACAACCTCTGGACCACCACCCTCACGGGCGCCCAGGTGGTGACGATGCTCGAGCAGCAGTGGCAGACCAACGCGGACGGCACGATCCCGAGCCGGCCGTACCTCCAGCTCGGGCTGAGCGACAACGTGTCCTACACGTACGACGCGACGCGCGAGCTGGGCGACCGCGTCACGTCGGTCACCGTCGACGGCGCGCCGATCGACCCGGACGCGGAGTACCGCATCGGGACGTTCTCGTTCCTGGCGCAGGGCGGGGACAACTTCCGCGTCCTCGCCGAGGGTGCCCGCACGGCCGACTCCGGGTTGATCGACCGGGACGCGTGGGTCGCGTACCTGCAGGCGCACCCGGGTGTCGCACCGGACTTCGGCGAGCGCGCGGTCGCCGTGCCGGAGCTGGAGCCGGTCATCCCGGGTGGCGAGCTGTCCTTCGAGGTGGGTGGGCTCAACCTGACGAGCCTCGGGGCACCGCAGAACACCGAGGTCGAGGTGCGGCTGGGTGACGACGTGCTCGGCACCTTCCCGCTCACGCAGGGTGCGTCCGGGCCGGAGGCGTCCGGCCGGGTGACCGTGGCGGTGCCCGACGGGCTCGAGGCGGGTCGGCACCTGCTCACCGTGGTGGCCTCGCCCAGCGGTACGACCACGACGGTGCCGTTCACGGTCGACGAGCGCACCGCGTCCTCGACGACCACGTTGACGGCCTCGCCGTCGAGCCAGGTGTCCGGCACGCGTGGCACGCGTGTGCGGCTGACGGCGCTCGTCGAGGCACCGGTGGACGCCACGGGTCCCGTGCAGTTCCTGGTGGCCGAGGACGTGCTCGGCACGGCGTCGCTGCGGGACGGCCGCGCGGTGCTCACGCTGCCGGCGGACACGCCGGCCGGCACGTACGAGGTGGTCGCGCGCTGGGCGGGCGACGACGCGGTGGCGGGCTCGCAGTCCGCGCCCGTCACGGTGACGGTCGAGCGGGCCACGAGCAGCACGTCGCTCACGGTGCTGCAGTCGCCCCTGCCCCGGCTCGTCCCCTCGGTGTGGGTCGCGACCGTCGGTCTCGACACCGCGCGGCTTCCGCAGGGCCACGTCGAGCTGCGCGAGGGCGACCGCGTCCTCGCGCGGGCGGACGTGGTGCTCGGCCTGGCGGCGGGCACGGTGCCGCGCGGGATCGGCTCGGGCACGCACCGTCTCACCGCGGTGTTCGTCCCCGACGCCCCGCAGGACGTCGCCGGCAGCACCAGCAGCGTCGTGACGGTGCGCGGCTGA